Genomic segment of Proteus vulgaris:
GGCAATAGTATTACGTTTAGAGTACCGTTTCATAATTAGCTGATATAGATTTGCCAAACTAGCATCCGATAATCTAGCTACATAAAAAAGGTTTTGTGTCGTGAATTTTTTTGATAATTCAAAGAAATAGGGAAATACCCTACGGTTAAAGAATATTTTGCAGTAGCCTTCGTCAAAGTAATATGTAGCACTCGTTGTAATGTTGGTTTTTGAAGCTCGTTTAAAACCTTCCTCACTTAGATCTTCATATATGTGAGAGCTCAACAGAGTATCTACGGCGAGTGGAAGGGATTTATACGCAGTTGAAAGGTCCACGTCACAAATTTCAGCATACTCCTTAGCTTTAACCTCAAAGCATATTTCATCTTCATCAACAGATTCTCTAGGATCAGATATCTGAGCGAGAATAAGAAACAGCACTCTTTTCGCCGGTATAGGTAAGCTGGCGAGAGAAAGATTGAAATCATCAGAATGACGAACATTAGTATAAAGTGTTAAGTTACTGATTTGCTTCTTTTTCATCACAAAAGACTCAATTCCAACATGATAGGTATATATTCTAAAGGTTGTTTTGTCTAAAAGCAAAGTGACCTTTAAAGTAATACGTAGCTGGTGGAGTATTGAACACCAGACGAAAATAGCCTTAACGTTGTGATAATAAATACATAAAGTATGTTACCTCTCACATTAGCAATACTTCCATGACGGCTTATTGCCAAGTCAGTTAACGAAATTTCCATATGACAAACTGCATATGTCGCGACCTTTCGTTAACATACTGATAAACAGTAAGTTAATGAAGTCCACCATACTACTCTATACTGCATCAACGACGACCTTTTACCTTAAACAGAAAAGTAACTTTTTTTTATGATCATACTGCACCAATGACGACCTTTAGCATAACCGATTGATATATAAGGATTATATATACATGCTTACACCATTCTATACTGCATTAGCGACGACCTTTAGCCACCAGCAGAAAAATACCTTTTTTTATGACCGTACTGCATCAACGGCGACCTTTAGTGTAACAATATGATATATAAGGATTTATTTTAAGCATTTACACCGTTATATACTGCACAAGTGGCGACCTTTAGCCTTTAATAGAAAAGTACCTTTTTTTATGACTATACTGCACCAACGGCGACCTTTTGCATAACATGTTGATATATATGGATTAAATTATGATAGAAGTATATATTTATACTGCATCAGCGGCGACCTTTAGCCACCAGCAGAAAAATACCTTTTTATTGATTAACTGCATCAACGGCGACCTTTTGCAGCAAATCAAAAATATACTTTTTCGGTAGTGGAATATTACAAAACATTTAAGAAAATCGTACTTATCCACAACAAAATTAGAAAATAAACTAATATTAATTAATAGGATAGGTTTTTTTTGATTAAATAATGAGCCTTGGTTAATAATTAACCGCATATACTTTACAAGTGACGACCTTTCACTGCATCAACGGCGACCTTTCACTGCATCAACGGCGACCTTTCACTGCATCAACGGCGACCTTTTACTGCATCAGCGACGACCTTTCACTGCATCAGCGACGACCTTTAATATCGTAACTAAATGATTATTATGAATATATCCCCATATCTAAGGTTTTAATGTTTTAAGATCTAAAAAGAAAGAAAAGATCTTAATATGCTAAGATGTGCTTCACTGTGGACAATTTTCTTATGCTTTCTAACGCACTCGCTTTGCTCGTTTGTTCAACAGCGACACCGACACGAAAACAAGTTTTCATGTCTCTCGCTGTTCAGAGCTAAAAATGTAAATTCATTTATGATTGAAAAAAAAAGCCCAAACAAATGTTTAGGCTTCTCAGTTAATGAGTGTCGTTCAAATACAGACTTTTTAGCGTTACAACAGTACATGCATAACTTATTTTTAACGCTGCGGATAGCTGCTGTACGATGAACACAGCAAGTTCCAAACGTTGGTATTGATCTATACCGTGTTCTAGCGTCTGTCCTGCTTCAGAGATCAAGAAAATCATTCCTGACTTGCCATTATCAAAGACAGACAACCCTTTGTTTCTATGACCCCCATGATATCGGGCATCTAGATTATCAATATACTTCTTTGATAGAAGAACTAATGCAGTGAGTTGAGTCAATTCTTTTAAGGATAACTGAATAGTCATTTTCTGTTCCCATCTTGCAGTTCCATCCTTTTCAAGAGGTGCTATCTCGATGTTAAGGGTAGGAACGCCAGATCTGGAAACTACCTTTTGAAAGTTAAGACAGGAACGTTTCTTTTCGTGTTTCTGCCAATCGGCGAAGAACTTTAAAGTCTCACCATACACTTGTTCGGACATACACCACCCATCAATCTGGTAATGAACCTTTCAAATTCTGTGCTGCCTGACTTGGGGGCTCCTTCTCTATTTTTACTTTATCAGTCAGTAACGCCCGTTTTGCCTGACTCAAATTTACTTTATTGTGAGCATGAGTGCCGTCACTATCAACAGTTAGAAAGGAATCTAACATTACTTTGAAGGTATCAGCCTTTGTCCTGTCTGATAGAATTGAAGCCAGCAAAGAAGGCAATCTATCATCAATTTCCCCTAATGCGATCCCTGCCAGTAACGCTGTACGTACTGCTTCAGTTTGAACCGGCGATTCTTCAATCTTTTTAATTGCGAATTTATCAGCCTCGCTGAGTTCGGGACGAAGATACAAAATTATCTTTTTACGCTCTTGTTTCATAACGTTATCCTAATAATTTCAGACCCCGAACCAAAGCAAACTGAGGTTCTTCAGCCACGTAGAAACGTTCTGGTTGGATTGCTATTTTCTTTCTGATTGCATCAGCGGAAAGCGCAGCTCCACCACCAATAACCATGACATGTGTATAGCCCTTAAAGGTGCTGACCGCATCGAGCACACGGGTATTTAGTCGTTCAATACTGCTGTTCATGGCATCTTTCACCATCTGAATATCATCAACGCTGTTGATGTTATCTAACAGATAGTTTTCATCGTGCCGGTTAATAATGAGTTGATCTGCGTTATAGCTGGATGTTTCTGTTGAAGCGTTCACCAAAGCTCTTTTGACTTCGTTAGTCACCAATGATACGCCAAGCGTAGGATCACCAAAAATGCGTGATACAGACGTCATTTGACCAGAAACCATTGAGATATCAGTTGTGGTGCCTCCAATATCAATAATCAGTACAGAATGATTGGGTCTTAATTCATCACACAAAGATATACCCGCAGGAATTGACTCAGGACGAACGGTTACTTTTTTGATTTTGAAAGGTTCATTCCGGCTTACTTGAACTTCGCGCATTAAGTTATCTTTTTTGCGTTGGATGTTATCCATTCGATATTGCGCATCCTGATCGTAAAATTCTGCCAATGGTAGAGTGACAACGATTTCAACCTCTTGGGGAGGTAAACCGCTAATCTGAAGTGCATGTTGCACTGCAACTGCGTTTAGAGGGCTATACTGCCAAGCTACGTTGTTAGTTGGCAAATTGTCAGGATCAATAATATCG
This window contains:
- a CDS encoding replication initiation protein; translation: MKKKQISNLTLYTNVRHSDDFNLSLASLPIPAKRVLFLILAQISDPRESVDEDEICFEVKAKEYAEICDVDLSTAYKSLPLAVDTLLSSHIYEDLSEEGFKRASKTNITTSATYYFDEGYCKIFFNRRVFPYFFELSKKFTTQNLFYVARLSDASLANLYQLIMKRYSKRNTIAEYKTSFTIGVDELKDEMWLFNIDKKGNKEYLYQSYKYFGQFLKRLAVSLGEQTNIKDVSIAIESRKGRKASVLRISYVIHNEKVGGSMPTDKELDELEKQIGLL
- a CDS encoding plasmid partitioning/stability family protein, yielding MKQERKKIILYLRPELSEADKFAIKKIEESPVQTEAVRTALLAGIALGEIDDRLPSLLASILSDRTKADTFKVMLDSFLTVDSDGTHAHNKVNLSQAKRALLTDKVKIEKEPPSQAAQNLKGSLPD
- the parM gene encoding plasmid segregation protein ParM domain-containing protein; the encoded protein is MRIYIDDGSTNIKMLWEQDQEGEVIKISPNSFKRGWGTAFGTGKPFNYTVDNEKYSFDIIDPDNLPTNNVAWQYSPLNAVAVQHALQISGLPPQEVEIVVTLPLAEFYDQDAQYRMDNIQRKKDNLMREVQVSRNEPFKIKKVTVRPESIPAGISLCDELRPNHSVLIIDIGGTTTDISMVSGQMTSVSRIFGDPTLGVSLVTNEVKRALVNASTETSSYNADQLIINRHDENYLLDNINSVDDIQMVKDAMNSSIERLNTRVLDAVSTFKGYTHVMVIGGGAALSADAIRKKIAIQPERFYVAEEPQFALVRGLKLLG